A single region of the Schizosaccharomyces osmophilus chromosome 3, complete sequence genome encodes:
- the vma21 gene encoding ER membrane V-ATPase assembly factor Vma21, with amino-acid sequence MSEKMEKDNSIQTHVLMKLIGFSIALFTLPLLTYYWTLKNWFLGQDTFKAGIAAAIVANIVATLYVLVAFWEKDASSPEPVKKQQ; translated from the exons ATGTCagaaaaaatggaaaaagacaATTCTATTCAAAC GCATGTTTTAATGAAACTCATTGGATTTAGCATTGCTTTATTCACATTACCTTTGTTGACTTATTATTGGACTCTAAAGAACTGGTTCTTGG GCCAGGATACTTTTAAGGCAGGAATAGCAGCTGCTATCGTTGCGAACATTGTTGCGACTTTATATGTTTTGGTTGCATTTTGGGAGAAAGATGCTAGCTCACCAGAGCCCGTGAAAAAGCAGCAATGA
- the get2 gene encoding GET complex (ER membrane insertion) subunit Get2: MSSAAEQARLRRERRMEKIRQGGNSRIDKIMGQESKIDEQATSNDTVSEDIASPSFQSNVKAEQVPTTDLKIPKGDTNDPINLHNLVSSPFNLQSDTPTNGPPENMFAENPDFAKFFQALMESSKEDSNGQFERPDAAVNNNAAPVDNNRTLPLRKYVHLSFVVAIVCFCYFRRLPLLPWMFTVEACLFSMRLFVERNNPSSSSLLMTVASQLPAPYASMIKYTANYASLVSQLITDACVAIFVIGICCYTSPSLI; the protein is encoded by the exons ATGTCATCTGCAGCTGAACAAGCAAGATTACGCAGAGAGCGTCGCATGGAAAAAATTCGACAAGGAGGAAACTCTAGAATTGATAAAATTATGGGCCAGGAATCTAAAATAGACGAGCAAGCAACTTCTAATGACACTGTTTCTGAAGATATTGCTTCTCCTTCCTTTCAGTCAAATGTGAAAGCCGAACAAGTCCCTACTACAGACTTGAAGATTCCAAAAGGAGATACTAACGACCCAATTAATTTACATAATCTTGTAAGTTCGCCCTTCAATTTGCAAAGCGACACTCCAACCAATGGTCCCCCCGAGAACATGTTCGCTGAAAATCCCGATTTCGCCAAGTTTTTCCAAGCTCTTATGGagtcttccaaagaagataGCAATGGGCAATTTGAAAGACCCGATGCAGCTGTCAATAACAATGCTGCTCCTGTGGATAATAACAGAACCCTCCCATTGCGTAAATATGTCCACTTATCCTTCGTTGTTGctattgtttgtttctgcTACTTCCGTCGATTG CCTTTGCTTCCTTGGATGTTTACTGTTGAAGCATGTCTATTCTCTATGCGCTTGTTTGtggaaagaaataatccttcctcttcttcattattAATGACGGTGGCTTCTCAGTTGCCGGCTCCTTATGCGTCTATGATTAAATACACTGCAAACTATGCTTCCTTAGTATCCCAGTTGATTACTGATGCATGCGTAGCGATTTTCGTGATAGGAATATGTTGCTATACAAGTCCTTCTCTAATATAA
- the fta7 gene encoding CENP-Q-like protein Fta7 produces MKRSVRAIHKEEIHKKWRPLSEKQHEEIMIVLRTCARLVLNGIKSEHRKTTAEGWMLECLRRMNQSLKALPVPPSKFGSGAFSQVLTANNQLERQLYGDLDHIHLLQKELDIESMRLEQEQKAYEQMKQNLSTNQTRSRNMKNKLHPLLKSSSTEPSLSNNANLENSDIPGLLFSSGKASETKAETKYNKKLQPFMRTLHRHTSQTVQLSQKVQKATLLLQKIQQQLPVGQPQTKRPS; encoded by the exons atgaaaagaAGCGTACGAGCGATACATAAGGAAGAGATTCATAAGAAATGGCGTCCTTTATCAGAAAAGCAGCATGAAGAAATAATGATTGTTCTTCGAACCTGTGCTAG ACTAGTATTGAACGGCATCAAATCCGAGCATAGAAAAACTACAGCAGAAGGATGGATGCTAGAATGCTTAAGAAGGATGAATCAGTCACTCAAGGCATTGCCCGTTCCTCCTAGTAAATTTGGCAGCGGTGCCTTTTCTCAAGTATTGACTGCCAAT AATCAATTAGAGCGACAGTTATATGGTGACCTGGATCATATTCACCTGCTTCAAAAAGAGCTAGACATAGAAAGCATGAGATTGGAGCAAGAACAAAAAGCTTACGAGCAAATGAAGCAGAATCTTTCTACAAACCAAACAAGATCACggaatatgaaaaacaag TTACATCCTCTTTTGAAATCTTCCTCTACAGAGCCTTCGCTGAGCAATAATGCAAATTTAGAGAACAGCGATATACCAGGTTTATTATTCTCCAGTGGAAAGGCCTCGGAAACCAAAGCCGAAACTAAATACAACAAAAAGCTACAACCATTTATGAGGACTTTACATCGGCATACAAGTCAAACAGTTCAATTAAGTCAAAAGGTACAAAAAGCTACTCTATTACTCCAGAAGATTCAACAACAATTACCTGTTGGCCAACCGCAAACAAAACGTCCATCATAA
- the hif2 gene encoding Set3 complex subunit Hif2 yields MDTNQINYIIWRYLQESGYSHTQFAFEHETNVQNSDKDWGLTCPVGRLVEVLQKGLQYTEIEQHWIENPPPRVKDETITQEDIQNTEHPCRNDFLLTVPHSCYERNVDNGEGADANGTERHKHSELADASKTEGDVEHTPEIHMKGHIAEVPSNEPSVVTEEKSAVNPNTVNQESTQLAEPSMDESLSITDTLSMRHAVTCADWQPTDSERFVVGMMNADLSICKLGADPKTFYGSNIESQDVTCIAWNHTGSYFACSFFNGSIEIFNDYGSQQIILQETESPVLTLKWSETDTYIAAGSADGRVVLYDCLTRSLVYLADTYSSILEIEWISVDTFVIADADGNMKMLNVRSRNPVFNVVKAHEESILSLHYHPQFLLLISSSSDATVKLWSQSNSESLQCMHTFPFNSPIECVGWNEGSGSPIFAIASNSIASLYNAISLQQLSVCMRHASPITAISFSNNGRLLATGDSIGSVCIWDCKLSNLVQELVPKNSSVATLANNQADEQIIFIKWSPDDKHLIIGKQKHELAVSAVSDKKIDLD; encoded by the exons ATGGATACAAATCAGATTAATTATATTATTTGGAGATATTTGCAGGAATCAG GTTATTCACATACGCAGTTTGCATTTGAACATGAAACGAATGTTCAAAATTCGGACAAGGATTGGGGCCTGACCTGTCCTGTCGGAAGGCTTGTTGaagttttacaaaaaggTTTACAGTATACGGAAATAGAGCAGCATTGGATTGAAAATCCACCTCCAAGAGTTAAAGACGAGACTATAACTCAGGAAGATATACAAAACACTGAACATCCTTGCAGAAATGATTTTCTATTAACGGTTCCTCATTCCTGTTACGAGCGCAATGTTGATAATGGTGAAGGGGCAGACGCAAATGGAACCGAAAGACATAAGCATTCAGAATTAGCAGACGCTTCCAAGACCGAAGGAGATGTTGAACATACCCCAGAAATCCATATGAAAGGTCACATAGCTGAAGTTCCCTCAAATGAACCTTCGGTGGTTacagaagaaaagtcaGCTGTGAACCCCAATACTGTCAACCAAGAAAGTACTCAATTGGCAGAACCCTCTATGGATGAATCATTATCGATTACAGATACCTTGTCAATGAGACATGCTGTAACCTGTGCCGATTGGCAGCCTACCGATTCTGAAAGATTCGTTGTAGGAATGATGAACGCTGATTTGAGCATTTGCAAACTGGGTGCCGACCCTAAAACCTTTTATGGATCCAATATTGAAAGTCAAGATGTTACTTGTATTGCATGGAAT CATACTGGGTCATACTTTGCatgttccttttttaatggCTCTATCGAAATATTTAATGATTATGGCTCTCAACAGATCATCCTTCAAGAAACTGAAAGCCCTGTGTTGACGCTTAAATGGAGTGAAACCGACACATACATAGCGGCAGGATCCGCTGATGGTCGCGTTGTATTGTATGATTGTTTAACGCGTTCACTTGTATACTTGGCCGACACGTATTCTTCTATATTGGAAATTGAATGGATTTCTGTAGATACTTTTGTCATTGCTGATGCTGACGGAAATATGAAAATGCTTAACGTTCGGAGCAGGAATCCAGTCTTTAATGTCGTAAAGGCACATGAAGAGTCCATTTTGTCTTTACATTATCATCCACAATTTTTGCTATTAATATCTTCTTCTAGCGATGCTACCGTAAAG TTATGGTCCCAGTCAAATTCTGAGTCACTGCAGTGTATGCACacctttcctttcaattCTCCTATCGAATGTGTCGGCTGGAACGAAGGAAGCGGGTCTCCTATTTTTGCAATAGCTTCCAACAGCATTGCCAGTTTATATAATGCTATTTCTTTACAACAACTCTCCGTATGTATGAGACATGCTTCTCCAATAACCGCGATTTCTTTCAGCAACAATGGACGATTGCTAGCAACGGGTGACTCAATCGGAAGTGTTTGCATATGGGACTGTAAATTAAGTAACTTAGTTCAAGAGCTGGTTCCTAAAAATTCATCAGTGGCTACTCTTGCGAATAATCAAGCTGACGAacaaattatttttattaagtGGAGCCCTGATGATAAGCATTTAATaattggaaaacaaaagcacGAGCTTGCGGTTTCTGCAGTCAGTGACAAGAAAATTGATTTGGATTAA
- the sec6 gene encoding exocyst complex subunit Sec6, translating to MSLASSDELVYNKVADILRQSEDLYKLSSHVEKFEREKDTFDLHVKTELEKHTESLQRGKIALHDSHLKRQKLLNELNHMRSLCTMAHKMVEQFPLISEVSRIYKNCYATRQMIVQLQNLMQETDIIEDMIREDLEQDPTMPNLLKAHYKLTKLRTFRDDAMYQASLESRNDASTTLQSSFSNLNALSEKVDRLILNFCSNLFELLKVGNTKTIVRVFKIIEAEEASDEMLKSIRNAQSNLTDANEAPFMNLQGSSRQLRNFWSEAKEIFQASVAERFHQAWSSFVTQQSDLELEWIFDDLQYAFQVLPELASPSFDLAKVFANIYQQCLVNLVRDSISSDTPAAIFLYLINFHKEYRAFYQEHAPFSADEIQPLLEDGSNGVLVKEYTRLFTQKIQEWSDKLFQSSVEAFIKRESEPELDSDGNYGIQGTIIFFQMITQQVNIISQTNNPEVVSTVLRSIMYVMQAMQEHWKTVMRTELHKHLSDTSNTPPGLMEYLLALANDNLKCAGFMDNTLLRTIELATDSREEDLRESFGKTVDGFILLSDIGVNEIVEIISNDVKPALATLFHPGWYQSSNMKLIVDTFRDYIVDCIEHMVPGLFDVFLLESSNALTINYLRGIYNKGVTFEGPSAIQQIRSDVALAIRAFGEYMAAEHLKATFEPIEKLLLGMLDAELRSVAEYFRLLKESYWDAPLSLVEVILTNRTDLDRGTIRKMVEIVRQENAKVQQYSSNKPTIFSQITPVNATPL from the exons ATGTCTTTAGCTTCTTCTGATGAACTTGTTTATAATAA AGTAGCCGATATCCTGCGGCAAAGCGAG GATTTATACAAGCTTTCGTCCCATGTCGAAAAATTTGAGCGAGAAAAAGATACGTTTGACTTACACGTCAAAACGGAGCTTGAAAAACATACAGAGAGTTTGCAG AGAGGAAAGATCGCCCTTCATGATTCTCATTTAAAACGTCAAAAACTACTTAATGAACTTAATCAT ATGCGATCTTTATGCACGATGGCTCACAAAATGGTAGAGCAATTTCCTCTTATCAGCGAAGTTTCTcgtatttacaaaaattgCTATGCTACTCGGCAAATGATTGTGCAGCTTCAAAATCTGATGCAGGAAACCGACATCATTGAAGATATGATTCGAGAAGATTTGGAACAGGATCCCACCATGCCTAACTTGCTTAAAGCGCACTACAAACTTACTAAACTTCGTACTTTTCGAGATGATGCCATGTACCAAGCTTCATTAGAGAGTAGGAACGACGCGTCTACCACTCTACAGTCATCTTTCTCTAACTTAAATGCTCTTTCTGAAAAGGTTGATCGACTGATTTTAAACTTTTGCAGTAATTTGTTTGAACTTTTAAAAGTCGGCAACACCAAAACGATTGTCCGAGTGTTTAAAATCAttgaagctgaagaagcTTCAGACGAAATGCTAAAGAGCATTAGAAATGCTCAATCAAACCTCACCGATGCGAACGAAGCTCCGTTCATGAACCTTCAAGGTAGCTCGCGTCAGCTTCGGAACTTTTGGTCTGAGGCAAAAGAGATTTTCCAAGCGTCGGTCGCCGAACGATTTCATCAAGCTTGGTCGAGTTTTGTTACTCAGCAATCGGATCTCGAGTTAGAATGGATATTTGACGATTTGCAATATGCATTTCAGGTTCTTCCAGAGCTTGCTTCTCCATCCTTCGATCTTGCCAAGGTGTTTGCTAATATTTACCAGCAATGCCTCGTAAATCTTGTAAGAGATTCCATTTCTTCTGATACCCCAGCTGCAATCTTTTTGTATCTAATTAACTTTCACAAAGAATATCGAGCGTTTTACCAAGAACATGCTCCATTTTCCGCTGACGAAATTCAACCTTTACTAGAAGATGGAAGCAATGGAGTATTAGTAAAAGAATATACCAGGCTTTTTACTCagaaaatccaagaatGGTCTGATAAATTATTCCAAAGTAGCGTTGAGGCCTTCATTAAACGTGAGAGTGAACCAGAGCTGGACAGCGACGGAAACTATGGTATTCAAGGAActattattttcttccaaatgaTTACACAACAGGTCAACATCATTTCCCAAACAAATAATCCAGAGGTTGTTAGTACCGTTTTACGATCTATTATGTATGTAATGCAGGCGATGCAAGAGCACTGGAAGACCGTGATGAGAACAGAACTACACAAACATCTATCAGATACTTCCAATACTCCTCCGGGACTAATGGAGTATTTGTTGGCTCTTGCCAATGACAACCTAAAATGTGCAGGTTTCATGGACAACACGCTTTTGCGTACAATTGAATTGGCAACCGATAGCCGCGAAGAAGACCTTCGTGAATCTTTCGGTAAAACGGTAGATGGATTCATTTTGCTTAGCGACATCGGTGTAAATGAAATCGTTGAAATCATCAGCAACGATGTGAAGCCTGCTCTTGCTACTTTATTCCATCCTGGATGGTATCAATCGAGTAACATGAAGTTAATTGTTGATACATTTAGAGATTACATTGTAGATTGCATAGAACATATGGTACCTGGTTTATTCGATGTTTTCTTGCTTGAATCTTCTAACGCCCTCACGATCAATTATCTTCGTGGAATTTATAATAAAGGAGTTACATTCGAAGGTCCTAGTGCTATTCAGCAAATACGATCTGATGTGGCTCTTGCTATTCGTGCCTTTGGTGAATATATGGCTGCTGAGCACTTGAAGGCTACCTTTGAACCCATAGAAAAATTGCTCCTCGGGATGTTAGATGCAGAATTAAGGAGTGTTGCAGAATACTTCCGTCTTCTTAAAGAATCTTATTGGGATGCCCCATTGTCTTTGGTGGAGGTGATTCTCACAAATAGGACTGATCTCGATCGGGGAACGATACGAAAAATGGTTGAAATTGTTAGACAAGAAAATGCTAAAGTGCAACAATACTCTTCGAACAAACCAACAATTTTTTCCCAGATTACGCCAGTTAATGCAACTCCTCTTTAA
- the mpc1 gene encoding mitochondrial carrier, pyruvate Mpc1 gives MRKISFVSTYTRKPKGNHQLLVTLKMNAPEKLSQKASQNVMKRFGVWLKSPDFRRYLMSTHFWGPLSNFGIPIAAILDLKKDPKLISGQMTSALVAYSAVFMRYAWMVSPRNYLLLGCHAFNCTVQSVQGLRFVNHWYGYGDQSSVVENVVKAAKKEKPVRD, from the exons ATGAGAAAAATCTCTTTTG TAAGTACTTATACCCGGAAACCCAAAGGAAACCACCAACTACTAGtaactttgaaaat GAATGCCCCCGAAAAGTTGAGTCAAAAGGCCTCACAGAATGTAATGAAGCGCTTTGGTGTATGGCTTAAAAGCCCAGACTTTCGTAGATATTTGATGAGTACCCA TTTCTGGGGACCTTTATCGAACTTTGGTATTCCTATTGCTGCtattttggatttgaaaaaggaCCCTAAATTGATTTCTGGACAGATGACTTCTG CTCTTGTTGCCTATTCTGCTGTTTTTATGCGTTATGCCTGG ATGGTAAGCCCCAGAAACTATCTTTTGTTGGGCTGTCACGCTTTTAACTGTACCGTACAAAGTGTCCAAGGACTCCGTTTTGTCAACCATTGGTA TGGATATGGTGACCAAAGCTCTGTTGTCGAAAATGTAGTGAAGGCTGCTAAGAAGGAAAAACCTGTTAGAGACTAA
- the mug146 gene encoding Schizosaccharomyces specific protein Mug46 has product MTQISKVSYNRPTIQAKRDHAQATSFSVSTEHTKLESFEMDKYSKLEGLRAQLYNLLTKAPFSNLRKRDTILHKLFRLLYCPNRYISCREKQHIHRAVTTKSLLHSSPGVIDIVWKDESEQKEGSVDDFDTEAMQSPLSMTVINDDSRSSYSESSTCTKYSFPDTASSISCTAQKDLDAYKQKLMTDKSEDHNGIDWFSMDSDDEESLSFSSSDIEKNFSILKELLKNPEQKSDSQVVQGEDIDRLESMWRSLNNGSTDDPSILLLRLEFLLADLQTAIRKYPEMTCGNYHNEAFFDKVKVELQGFGICV; this is encoded by the coding sequence ATGACTCAAATCTCTAAAGTTTCTTATAATCGCCCTACCATACAAGCCAAGCGTGACCATGCACAAGCGACAAGCTTTTCCGTCTCGACGGAACATACAAAGCTTGAGTCTTTTGAAATGGACAAATATTCCAAGCTCGAAGGCCTTCGTGCACAGCTGTATAACCTATTAACGAAAGCACCCTTTTCCAATCTCCGTAAACGAGATACTATTTTGCACAAGCTGTTTCGATTACTATATTGCCCAAATCGTTATATCTCATGCCGTGAAAAACAACATATCCATCGAGCAGTCACtacaaaaagtttgttGCATAGCTCACCTGGTGTGATTGACATAGTTTGGAAAGACGAAagtgaacaaaaagaaggctCGGTTGATGACTTTGATACGGAAGCTATGCAGTCGCCGTTATCCATGACTGTAATCAACGACGACAGCAGATCTTCGTATTCGGAGTCATCTACTTGTACCAAATACAGCTTTCCTGATACTGCTTCTTCGATATCCTGTACAGCTCAAAAAGATTTAGATGCATACAAGCAAAAATTGATGACGGATAAGAGTGAAGACCATAACGGTATCGATTGGTTTTCCATGGATAGTGATGATGAGGAATCACTAAGCTTTTCGAGTTCTGACATAgagaaaaacttttccattttgaaagaattattaaaaaatccaGAACAAAAGTCCGATAGTCAAGTTGTGCAGGGAGAAGACATTGACCGTTTGGAGAGCATGTGGAGATCACTGAATAATGGCTCTACTGATGATCCTTCTATACTACTTCTCCGTTTAGAATTTCTGTTGGCAGATTTGCAAACAGCCATTCGTAAATATCCAGAGATGACCTGTGGGAACTATCATAATGAAGCGTTTTTTGACAAAGTGAAAGTGGAGCTTCAAGGTTTTGGTATCTGCGTATAA
- the ght6 gene encoding plasma membrane glucose/fructose:proton symporter Ght6, with translation MGKTLTTLMLVFVSMAGWMFGADTGSIGGITSMRDFQSRYADRYDPVADTYSYSSARQGLLVGMVNVGTTIGCLLSSPLADRFGKRKCIMGWALVYISGIIIQLTTVPSWVQIMVAKIWTGLSIGALSVIAPGYQSESAPPQIRGAIVTTYQLFITAGIFIAACVNIGTQKRQATAQWRVPIGINLLWGILMFFGMLFLKESPRYLAMRGQNEQCMQILCRNSGLTPDHPLIQKEYNAIQVDVEAETEGGPCRWIEIFQSPIRYRTLLGMAVMSFQQLTGNNYFFYYGTQVFRGTGLNSPFLAALILDAVNFGCTFGAIFVLEYFGRRNPLIIGGIWQSICFFIYASVGDRALTRPNGTSNHRSGAVMIVFSCLFIFSFAQTWAPAAYVIVGESYPIRYRSKCAAVATASNWFWNFLISFFTPFISNSIGFKYGYVFASCNLTAAIIIFFFAKETKGLTLEEINHLYISSIKPWQSGAYKRNRDEASKREAEKPREPNSKFNEYIEHGPNTYSDENSETSQQVHPQQVTNPVGL, from the coding sequence ATGGGAAAAACGCTCACAACTTTGATGTTGGTCTTCGTGTCCATGGCCGGCTGGATGTTCGGTGCTGACACGGGTTCCATCGGCGGTATTACGAGTATGAGAGACTTTCAGTCGCGATATGCAGACCGGTATGATCCGGTTGCCGATACATATTCGTATTCCTCAGCCCGTCAGGGTCTTCTAGTTGGTATGGTAAACGTTGGTACAACAATCGGTTGCTTACTTTCTTCTCCCCTGGCTGATCGCTTCGgtaaaaggaaatgtaTCATGGGCTGGGCTTTGGTTTATATTAGCGGTATTATTATCCAACTTACCACGGTTCCTTCTTGGGTTCAAATCATGGTCGCAAAGATCTGGACTGGTCTTAGTATTGGAGCTCTTTCCGTTATTGCTCCAGGATACCAGTCTGAATCTGCTCCTCCACAAATCCGTGGTGCCATTGTTACCACATACCAACTTTTTATTACAGCCGGTATTTTCATCGCTGCATGTGTCAATATTGGCACACAAAAGCGTCAAGCAACTGCACAATGGCGAGTCCCAATCGGTATTAACTTGTTATGGGGTATTTTAATGTTTTTCGGTATGctctttttgaaagagtCTCCACGTTACTTGGCAATGAGAGGGCAAAACGAACAGTGTATGCAGATTTTATGCCGTAACTCTGGACTTACTCCAGATCATCCTCTAATCCAAAAGGAATACAATGCTATTCAAGTAGATGTGGAAGCTGAAACTGAAGGTGGTCCCTGTAGATGGATTGAGATTTTTCAAAGCCCCATCCGCTACCGTACACTGCTAGGTATGGCAGTTATGTCTTTCCAACAACTTACTGGTAACAACTATTTCTTCTATTACGGTACCCAAGTGTTCCGTGGTACCGGATTAAACTCTCCCTTCTTGGCTGCTTTGATTCTTGATGCTGTCAACTTTGGATGCACCTTTGGTGCCATTTTCGTCCTTGAATACTTTGGTCGTCGTAACCCTCTCATTATTGGTGGTATTTGGCAATCCATCTGCTTCTTCATCTATGCCTCTGTTGGTGATCGTGCTTTGACTCGTCCTAACGGAACCTCAAATCATCGCTCAGGAGCTGTCATGATCGTCTTTTCTTGTCtattcattttctcttttgctCAAACTTGGGCTCCTGCAGCATACGTTATTGTTGGTGAATCTTATCCCATTCGTTATCGTTCCAAATGTGCTGCTGTAGCTACAGCAAGCAATTGGTTTTGGAACTTTCtaatttcattctttacACCATTTATTAGCAACAGCATTGGCTTCAAGTATGGTTACGTCTTTGCGTCTTGTAACCTGACAGCTGCtattatcattttcttctttgccAAGGAGACGAAAGGTCTTACACTGGAAGAAATTAATCATCTATACATTTCTTCCATTAAACCTTGGCAAAGCGGTGCTTATAAGCGCAATCGCGATGAGGCGAGTAAAAGGGAAGCAGAAAAACCTCGTGAACCGAATTCCAAATTTAACGAATATATCGAGCATGGACCCAATACTTATTCTGATGAGAATTCAGAGACAAGTCAACAAGTTCATCCTCAGCAGGTCACGAATCCTGTCGGTCtttaa